The DNA segment CCTGGAACTAATGGAACGCTACCACTGGCCCGGCAACGTTCGCGAACTTGAAAACACCATCGAACGCGCCGTTGTGCTGGCGCGCGGAGAACTGATCACGCCGGAAGATCTGCGGTTGCCGGAGTTGCCCGACGCGCAGGATCCTTTCGAGCCCGATCTTCCCCTGAAGGAAGTTGAGCGCCGCGTTGTGCTGCGCACGCTCAAACGACACGGGGGCAACATTTCCGAAACGGCGCGCGTGCTGGGCGTGTCGCGTCGCTGGCTGCATTATAAACTGAAGGAATGGGACGTCCAGAACGCATAGGTGATCTGCAACCCTTTGCGGAGCTGGCTTCCGGCCCCACGGCCACGGTTTACAAAGCCTATCAGGCGTCGCTGGATCGTTTCGTCCTGCTCAAAATTCTGCGGCCGGAACTAGCCGACGATGCCACGTTCGTGCAGCGCTTTGAGGAAGAAGCCCGGCTGGCTGCGCGCGTCCAGCACCCAAACGTCGTAGCCGTTTATGCTTTTGGACGGGAGGGACCGCACGTCTATTTCGCTACCGAGTTTGTCGAAGGGGTTTCGCTGCGCGAACTCCTTACGCGTGGCCCCCTGCCCCCTGCCCTGGCCCTATACATCGCTGCCGAAGTTGCCCGTGGCCTGAAGGCGGCGCATGAAAAGGGCGTGCTGCACCGCGACCTCAAACCGGCCAATATCCTGATTTCCTTCGAAGGCCAGGTCAAGCTGACCGACTTCGGCATGGCTTCCCTGCTTACCCAGGGGGGGCAGGGGGAAATACGAGGCACGCCCGGCTACCTGGCCCCGGAACAAGTGCTCGGAGAAGCGCCCGGACCGGCTGCTGATCTATTTGCCCTCGGCGCCACGCTTTTTGAAATGCTGACAGGAGTTCCGGCCTTTCCTGGCGAAGCACCCGGCGAAATCTTCGATGCCTTGCTCCATCACGATCCTATCCCCCGCCTGCGTTCCCTTGCTGCCGTGCCGGAAGAGGTAGTAGCCCTTTGCGCCCGCTTGCTGGCCAAACGGCCCGAAACGCGCTACGCAGATGCGGCTGCGCTGCTTAAAGACCTGGAAGCCTTGCGCCATCAACCCGACCTGCATGCCACCGCCGAAGACCTGGCTGCCTATGTCGAAAATCCCGAAGCCTTTTTCGAGCGAGCTGCCTCGCCTGCTCCTCCGTCAACACCGCCCGCTACTCCCCGTCCCACACGTCGACGCCAATGGCTGCCAGGCGCCGCTGCCGCTACCATCGTCTTGCTTGGCCTGGTGCTTCTGGTATGGCAACTCCAACCCCCCGATCCGAACAATGCGGCCCCTTCCGCGTCGGCTTTTTCTCCCCGACCACCTGCTCCGGCAGAGTCGCTGACGGCTCCGTCCTTTACCGAACCACGGCCGACCGAACAGCACCCTCAGCCCGACACCCTGCCCCAACGCATTGCCGAGCAGCCTGCCGCTCCCCCGCCACCTGCTCCCCCTGAAGTGGAGCAATCGACCACCGCAGCCACCGACACCGCCCGAGCCACGCTCGGGCCGCCTCCTCCCTCCAATCTATCCCCGGAACCCGCCCGGCTTCGTCTGGAGGTTACGCCATGGGCCTATGTAATGCTGGAACACGCCGAGGGGCTCGACTCGCTGGGCGCCACGCCCCTGGATTATCCCCTGGAACTTTCTCCCGGCAGCTATACGCTCCACTTCTATAACCCAGAATTTCCGCCTTATCGACTGAACCTGGCACTTCAGCCAGGCCAGGACACCCTGGTTGCGGTCTCACTCTGGATGCAGGTTGCCCGTCTGTGGCTGGAGGTCCATCCCTGGGCCCATGTGTACATTGATGATCGGTACTACGACGCTATCCCTCCCCAAGAACAGCCGTTTATCCTGCCGCCCGGATTGCATCGCCTGCGGCTGGTGCATCCAGAACTGGGTGCCTATGATACGCTGCTCCAGCTTCAGGCGGGTACCGAGCAGACGTTGCGCATCGATCTACTGCAGCGACGTCGATAGCCGGAACACTAATTGTCTAACCAATGGTGTACATGCCAGCTTTCTTCAGGAAGTACCTTATTTTTTGCGCAAAACTTGCGCAGCCGCTGCCACAACGGTGCGCAAGAAATAGACATGCCATGCGGGTCCTGATGTTATGCAGTCTGGTGCTGATCGTGCTGCCGGTGCGCGGGCAGGTCTGGCGCGAAGTGCCCCCGATGCCAACGCCCCGGTACGCAGCCGCTGCGGCGGTATTGAACGGCTACCTTTACGTAATCGGCGGGATCGGTGCAGACGGTGCCTTGCTAACTACTGTTGAAGCCTACGATCCGGTTCGCCGCACCTGGATCCGTGACCTGCCCCATCTGGATGACCCGCGGGCCTATGCAGCGGCTGTGGTGCTGAACGGTCGCATCTATCTGATCGGCGGACTGGAAGGAGACACGCTGGCCCACGCTGAAGCCACCGACGATGTGCTGGTCTTTCATCCGAAAACAGGTTGGGAAGAGGTGGCGTCGCTGGAAGAGGCGCGCTACGGCCTAGTAGCCGTAGCTTTCAAAGACCGCATCTATGCAATTGGGGGGCTGTCGCGCGAGGCACAAATGGTTGATCGAGTGGGCAGGCAACCGGTCCCCCTGAATACGATTGAAGTCTATGATTCGCAACAAGATGAGTGGCAACTTAGAGCCCGTCTACCACATGCCGTTGCGTTTGCAGCCGCAGCACTTCTGGGCGAAGATATCTATGTTTTTGGCGGGCTCAGCAAAAACATTCCGGTCGCCTTGATTCAACGTTTTCGCCCGACCACCAGCGAGGTCACGCCTTTAGGCGCTACCCTCCCCCAGGTATGGTGGGCTGGAGCCGCCCTGCCCTATCAGAACAAAATTATTCTGCTTGGAGGACTTGGTGACCGGGAAACCCCGTTGCCCAACGTTTATGCTGTGCAGTTCATGGAGAGAGCTGCAGAGTTTCGCGAGCGTCCTCCCCTGCTGCAAGCTCGCCTTAGCTTTGCCGCCGTGGTGCATAACGATACCGTGTTTGTTTTTGGAGGCCTGAATCAGCGCGACGGTTATCCGTTGCGTACGGCTGAAGCCGCCGCTGCGGCCGTCCTGACGCCGCGGGAAGCTCTTACCTTACCTGCCGACTTTGAGCTGGCGCTGCCTTATCCGCAACCGTTCCGCGAGCAGGTTACCCTGACGTTTCGCGTCAGCACGCGTTTGCCCGGTGCGCTGGTGCAACTGGAGGTATACGACCTGCTGGGACGCCTGGTCACCCGGCTGCTGAATCAGCCGCTTCCGCCGGGCCAGCACACGCTCTTCTGGACAGGTCTTGACGCAGCGGGACATCCCGTGCCCGCCGGCGTTTATCTGGTACGTCTGCGGCAGGGGCCCTACCAACATGAACGTCTGCTGATTCGGACTCGCTAAACGTATGCGCCGGGCCGTACGCTGTTGGCTATTGATCCTCGCAGGAATGCTGCCGAGCTCATTCGGTTATGCCCAGCCGATTCCCAGGCCGGCGCAGCTCCTTCAGGCAGTCTGGCAGGCCTATCAGGCGTTGGACTACGACCGGGCCGATAGCCTGGCCCAGCGCGCTCTTGCCAACTACCGCCAGTTTACTCCAGACCAACTGGTCGAACTGCACACGGTGCTTGCGCTGGTGGCCATTTCGCGCAACGAAACCACCGAAGCGCGGCGCCACTTTGAAGCAGCCCTGTCGTTGAACCCCGGCCTTCAGCTTGATCCGGTGCTGGCCTCCCCCAAGGTCCGGGCTTTCTTTGAAGAAATTCGCCAGGAAATGCACGCTGCCCCGTCGGTTGCTGCTTCGCCCGAAGGGGTTATTCGCTACGTAGTGCAGCCAGATCTGCGACCTGCCGCCGCCCTGCGCTCGTTGCTGGTGCCCGGCTGGGGCCAACGCTACAAAGGGCAACGCCTAAAAGGATGGCTCCTGACCGGAAGCTGGGGGCTGCTGCTCGGAAGCAGCCTTACCGCCCATCTGCAGTACGAACGCGCCCACAACCGCTACCGGCGCGCAACCAATCCCGATGACATTGAAAAGCGTTATCAGACAGCCAACCGCTGGTTTAAGATCCGCAATGGATTGCTCATGGGGCTGGGCGCTGTATGGGCATATAGCTATCTGGATGCGCTGCTTTATCCTGTTCCTACCGCTCCCGATGCGCCGGTTGTGCGCCCTCACGTCTCAGCGGCCGGCGCCGGCCTGAAAATGCGCTGGCACTTCTGAAATGCGCACGCGCTGCGCCGCCGCGTTGCTTGTCTGCACAGCCCCCGGTCGGACTATATGCTTTTACATGCCTTCCTGAATGGCATGCTCTTTGTTTTATCACAGAACAGGGGGGTGATCGACCCGTCCCGCGCCGGAAGCCGGGATGAGGGAGCACGCGCAAGGGGATCCCATAACGGGATCCCCTTGTAGCTTTTCATCCCTTGATGCATCCGATGGGTCGAAGTTGCGCCACTTTGCGTGAGATACCTGCCTGATGGCACACCTCAACCACTTCCGCTACATCCTTATAGGCCTCCGGGATTTCCTCATTAATGGTTCGCAGGCTGGCGCCGCGCACAATGATCCCCTGGGCACGCAGTTCGTCGGCAACGCGGCGTCCACTGGCTACCTTCTTGGCCTTTCTTCGACTGAGCTGTCGGCCAGCTCCATGACACGTGCTGCCAAAAGTCTCTTGCATGGCCTGTTCCGTGCCGATCAGCACATAAGAGTAGCGGCCCATATCGCCAGGTATCAGCACGGGCTGTCCTATGCTTCGATAGGCGGCCGGAATTTGTGGATGCCCTGGCGGAAAGGCCCGGGTGGCACCCTTGCGATGCACGCAGACGCGCCGCTGCTCGCCATCGATGGTGTGTTCTTCAATCTTGGCAATATTATGGGCGACCTCGTAAACCGTCCGCAGCCCCACCTCTTCTTCTCGCATGCCCAGCGCTTCGGCAAACGCCTTGCGCGTGTTATGTGCAATGATCTGGCGGTTGGCAAAGGCGAAATTGATGCCGCAACGCATGGCCGCCAGGTACTGCTGTCCTTCTGGTGAGCGCAGCGGCGCGCAAGCAAGCTGGCGATCGGGCAGGCGAATGTGATATTTGGCCAATGCGCGGTCCATAATCGCCAGATAGTCATCACAGATCTGATAACCAAAGCCCCGGGATCCCGTGTGAATGATAACGGTCACCTGTCCGGGAAAAAGCCCTAGCACCCGGGCGGCTTCGTCATCGAAAATTTGCGCCACGTAGCCGACCTCCAGGAAGTGGTTGCCCGAGCCCAGCGTACCGAGTTGATCGCGACCGCGTTCATAGGCGCGTTCCGACACAGCATCCGGATCAGCGCCCTCCATGCGTCCGCTTTCCTCAATAAAGGCCAGATCTGTTTCGGAACCGAAGCCCTGACGTACGGCCCAGTGGGCCCCTTCGACAGCCACGCGCCGCAGCTCCTGGCGCGACACTTTGAGCGCTCCGGCAGCCCCAACCCCTGTAGGAACCCGCCGGAAAAGAATATCGACGAGTCGCTCCAGGTGGGGAGCCACCTCCTCATAAGTCAACCGGCTGGCCAGTAGCCGCACGCCGCAGTTAATGTCGTAGCCCACCCCTCCGGGCGAGATTACCCCTTCTTCCAGATCAAATGCGGCCACGCCGCCAATGGGAAAGCCATAGCCCCAGTGAATGTCGGGCATCGCCAGCGAGTACTTGACAATACCCGGCAAATGGGCCACGTTGACCGCCTGCTGGGGCGCCTGATCTTCCTTTAGCTCGCGCAAGATCCTTTCGCTCGCATAAATGCGGGCGGGCACCCGCATGCCACCCGCTTTAGGGATTTCCCAGAGATAGTCGTGCACCTTGACAAAGCGCAATGCCGCCATGGCTGTTTTCTTTCCATTAGAAACGCAGCTTTCTTTTTAACAGCCTGGCGGACTTTCCGTTCAGGCCACGGCGCGGCGCCGCGTCGAACGCACGCCCCACTGCATCCAGGTAGGCCGACGAGCCAGAAGATCCAACACCAGCGCTGCTGTCCAGGAAAACTGCTCCGAGCCGTGCCCTTCACCTGTGTACGGATGGTAGTATTCGTAAAAGCCGTGACGCTCGACCAGCAGGCGCACGGTGCGGCAGAGATGGGCCGCATGTTCTGTGTAGCCGTACCGGGCAAGCCCCTCGATCAGCAGCCAGTTAATGTTGATCCAGACCGGTCCGCGCCAGTATTGCACGGGTGAAAAGCCCAGTCCATTCGGGTCATAACTGGGCACCGAATATCGTGAACCGTCCCAGTTAAAAAAGCCGGAAGCCTCCAGATGACTGACCAGCCGGGCCGCCTGGAGTCCATCAGGAATGCTGGCAAACAGGGGCGTAAAGCAGGCGGCCATGCGCACCCAGATTCGCTGGCTCACGCCCAGATCATAGTCGAAATACAACGCCCGCTGTTCATCCCAGAGGCATCGGTTGACGGCCTCGGCGACCCGACGTGCCCGCTGGCGAAACGGCTCCGGATCTTCGCCCAGCACCGACGCAATTTCTGCCAGGTCCTGCTCGGCCTGGCAAAGCAAGGTGTTAAACAGCACGTCTTGCACCAGGAACGGGCACGCTTCCCGAATGCGCGCTTCGTCGTAGCCTGCTTCGGCGAACAGGCGCACCAGGTATACATAGCGATCGTATTCAGCCCCTGTGGGGCGGTCGGCTTCGGCCACCAGCATGGTATCGACGCGCCGGTAGCGCGGCCGATCGCTCGGGTTCAGGTGCATTCGCTGTTCGATCCCATCCCACAGCGGCGCATTGTCCATGCCCGACTCCCAGGGATGGCGTATGTACACCAGTCCCTCCCCCTGGGGATCACGCTCCCGAAAAAGGTAGTCGTGCCAGGCTACCAGCTTTGGAAAAAGCTCTTCCAGAAAAGCGCGCGCTGCGCTTCGATCGGTCGCCTGCTGGTAAATAGCCCAGGCCGCCGTCGCATGCAGAGGGGGCTGCACCACGCCAGAAGTTGCCTTGCGAGCCGGAGCGTGCGGGCAACGATGGGTTTCCCAGACCTGGGGTCCTGGAAAGTAGCCCCGCGCCCGCCGGTCAAACACAATGTGGGGCACCAGTCCATTGCGCCATTGCGCCCGAAACAAATGCCGCAGCTCCTGCTGCGCTCGTTTCTGATCTACATGCGCCCACCCTAATGCAATGAACGCTGCATCCCAGGACCACTGGTGCGGGTACAGACGCGGAGCCGGCCTGGTAAAACGCCCCGTCCAGTTGGACTCCAGAATTTGACGCGCCTGTTCCCGTAAAGCTGCCGTTGCATTCATACGGATACGTCCTGAACAACTCCGGGTATGCGCAGCATATGTTATCGGACACTTTCATCAAAGATTAACATGGCGCAAAACAACTTCACCATTGGTTCGAGAAAAGCGGTATTTCTGACGCAAGAGGCCCCGATACTCTGGCGCATCTGGAAGTCGGAACCTGGACGGTAGGCTATACCGTTTCTGTTTTTAGCAGGCGTTCTCTCACAACGTCAGAACCTTTGGTCTCATCGGAGCGACCCGGAGACTCGGTCATCAAACAGGAAAGGAACCATGCGCATTGAGATACCACGGGAAGCTGAGCGGTTTGGTGCCAATCACATCTACGGCGTACAGAAGGTCTATGAACTAGACTCAGGCCTTCGCCAGGATGCACCGGCTTCGGAAAACAGCGTCATCCAGAATCTTCCCTATGAAACCCTCTATGAGATCGAGCGCGACATGGCCATTGTCGTTCCGATTCGGGACGAACGTCTCAAGCTGCTGGAAGGTGTATTGTTTGGGATCCCTCATCAGTGCACTGTAATCATCGTATCGAACAGCCGGCGCGCTCCGGTTGACCGCTTTAAGATGGAGCAGGATGCCATTGAAACCTGGTCGCGTTTCACGCAAAAGCAGTTGTTGCTGGTCCATCAGAAAGATCCCTTCATCGCCCGCGCCCTGGCCGAAGCCGGTTACCCGTATATCCTGGATGAAAATGATCTGGTGGCCAATGGCAAAGCAGAAGGAATGATCATCGCCACCCTTCTGGCGCGCATCCTGGGCAAACGGTACATCGGGTTTATTGATGCCGACAACTACTTTCCGGGCGCTGTTTACGAGTACGTGCATGAATATGCCGCTGGTTTTGCGTTGAGCAAGTCGCCCTATACCATGGTGCGCATTGCCTGGCACAGCAAACCCAAAGTGGTCCAGTCGCAGCTTTTCTTTGCCAAGTACGGCCGCACGTCGGTCGTTACCAACCGTTTCCTGAATCAGCTTATCAGTTATTACACAGGCTTTGAAACCGAAGTAATCCGCACGGGCAATGCGGGCGAGCATGCCATGACGATGGAGCTGGCCATGCTCCTCGACTATGCCACGGGCTACGCCATCGAGCCCTATCACTACATTGATCTGCTCGAGAAGTATGGCGGCGTCATTGAAAGTGCCCATCCCGAAGTGATGCAGCATCAGGTAAACGTCTTTCAGATTGAGTCGCGCAATCCCCACCTGCACGAGTCGAAAGGAGAAGAACACATCGACGACATGATTCTTTCTTCGCTGCAGGTAATCTATCATTCCAAGATCTGTCCCGAGCCGATCAAGCGGGAGGTGCTGCGTGAGCTGTATCGGCGAGGCATCCTGGCCAAAGGAGAAGAGCCGGCCCCGCCACGCATCTATCCGGCCCTGCTACACGTGGATCTGGAAGCCTTCCGAGATGCGCTGATGCGCGCGCCCTATGGTGAGCAGTTGGAAACGATTGCGCAGGTGCGGGGTTATCGCCGCCGGCTGCCTCGGCCAACGGCCGTCACGCCTCCCGAAGGTGATGGATCCGAACAGGTTGCCACCCCTGCATGAACCGGTTACCCACGCCTCTGCCAGTCGTCTTTACGGATCTGGACGGGACGCTGCTGGACCTGCATACGTACGATCCCGGTCCAGCCCGTGAAGCTGTAGCGCTGCTGCAGGAACGCCGCATTCCCATTGTGTTCTGCTCCTCTAAAACGCGGGCCGAACAGCTTGTCTACCGGCGCCTGCTGCGCATTCAAGATCCTTTCATTGTGGAAAACGGAGCCGCCATCTTTATCCCTAAGGGTTATTTCACAGTACCCCACGAAGCACGCCCCACCTCGCATGGCCTGGAAGTCATCGAACTGGGCCGTCCAGCAGCGGCCATTCGCCGCGCCCTTCGGGAAATCCGCAAAGAGACCGGGCTGTCATTCCAGGGCTACCACGAAATGACCCTTGAAGAAGTATCTCGACTGACTGGCCTGCCGCCAGAAGCAGCGCGCCGCGCCACGGCTCGCGAGTATAGTGAAACCATTGTCGTGGACTTCGGCCCGGCCGACTGGCAGCGATTCAATGCGGCCCTGGTTGCGCATGGCCTGGTATGCTTTGCAGGTGGCCGTTTTCACACCGTTGTGGGCCTCGGCACCGATAAAGGTCGCGCCGTCCATCTGTTGGCCGAGCTGTACCGCCGGCAATACGGCTCCATTCTTACGATCGGGCTGGGCGACAGCCCCAACGACGTTCCCATGCTTCGCGCTGTCGAACGCCCCTTTCTGGTACAGCGACCCGACGGAAGCTGGGAGTCGGTCGATGTGCCGGGCCTGGTACCTGTTCCAGCTCCTGGCCCTGAAGGCTGGCGCATGGCTATCGAACAACTCCTGACCCAGCTTGCCGTTTAAGCTGGCCTGCTGCGTGCCAGCACAATCGCCATCTTGCTCCTGAATTGCTGGAATGACTTGCCATTGATCAGGGGCATTGCTTCCCAGGCTGCATGCCAGGGCGGCAGTAGCAACCGCGCTGGAATGTACTTGACAGTCACCCCGGGCATCTCTACCTGACGCGCCGGAAAGTGCTTCAGAAAATGCCAGAACTGGACAAAGACGTTCGGCAAAAGCTGCTCCCGTCTCCATCCCCGCAACAGTAATCCCTTTAGCAAGGCCGGCGTGCAGACGTCCTCCGGCACCACGCTGGTTTGCAACGCGCGGCAGCTCATCACCTGCCGGGGAATACGTTTTGCCTCAGCCCCCGGGTAACGCTGCTGGCGAAGGGTCAGATCAATTACCTGAAAAGGTGGCGCCACTACCCACGCATGTGGAACCTCCAGCGGCTGCAAATCAAACAGGTAAAAGACGCGTGGACGCACATTAGCCGGTACAAAGGATAGCACACATCCGCCGGCCACCACATAGTTCCAGATGCCCAGATCTTCCAGCAATCGGCTCAGCAACGCACTGGCCTGCACACAGAGCCCCGGACGTCCATCAGCGGCCAGTTCCGCTCCGAGCCACCGAACCAGACGCGGCACAACCTGCCGAACATGCTGCAAATAATCTTTCGAATAGCTCCGCGCTTCCACATGCCGTGCGTAAAGCTGCAATGCCGTCGGATAACGCGCCAGCAGCTCCTGGAAGGCAGCCGTGCGATAGCAGCCCGGCACGTCAAACGAGAACCCGTCGTCTTTGGGGACAGCATGTATGTCGGACAGGCGCGAAGGCATGACAGGCAGCATTTGTCCGAACAGATTATTTCTGGAATCGGCCTGTAAAGGAGCAGCTTAAATATCCTCACGAGCTCCACCGATCGGCTCGTAGCAGCGCCGGATCAATTGGAGGCGTGTCTTCTCCAACAAGCGCTGCCACCAGCTCACCGGTCACAGCCGCCAGTGAAATGCCCAGCATGGCATGGCCGGTGGCCAGCCAGAGGTTGTCGGTACCGGGCACCCGATCAACTACCGGCAGGCCATCCGGGGTGCAGGGACGCAGCCCCGCCCAGATCTCAGCCTGCTCTATTGGAGGCAAGGGTAGCGCTGGCAGGTACCGTTGAGCAGCTCGGTAAATGGCCTGCACGCGTCGCTGTCGAATAGACAGCTCCAGCCCGGACAGCTCCAGCGTTCCAGCCAGGCGAAATGCCTCCCGGAATGGGGTTACTGCCACTTTGGTCTCAGTCAGGAGCAGCGGACGCCGGGGCACCAGCTCTGGTGGCGGCGTGAAGGTTAAACTATACCCCTTGGCCGGCTGCAACGGCAACCGGTATCCGACTGCCCGTACCAGACGGGCCGACCAGGCGCCGGCAGCCACCACCACCTGATCGGCGGCCAGCGTGCCATTAGACGTCTGCACCTCGGTTACCTGGCGTCCTCGACGCACCAGTCCGGTAACCTCTGTCTCTGGCAAAAACTGCACGCCCTGCCGTTCCAGATAGCGGTGCAGCGCTGCCGTAAATCGATCGGGCCGCAGATGGGCATCTCCCGGAAAGAACAGACCGCCTATCGCGCGCACCTCCATGCCCGCCAGCTCATTCAACCGATCCACCGGAACCCACTCATGGGTCATGCCCAACCGCGCTGCCTCTCGGGCCAGTTGTTCACACTCGCCTCGCCCTTCTTCACTCTGGTAAGGCATCAGCAGGCCGTCCTGACGCAACTCAAAATCCTCCGTTACGTCCTGGATCTGGGCTGTCAGATCGCGACTGCGCTCCAGCAGCGCCTGCAATACCGGAGCACTGCGCGTTACATGCGTTGCCGTGGCCGACCGGCGAAAGCGCCAGAGCCACCGGAAAAGCTCCAGATCCCATCGAGGCCGAATATAGAAAGGGCTTTCTGGATCCAGCAGCCAGCGCAATCCTTTTCCAATCACGCCAGGTGCTGCAAGCGGTACCATGTGACTCGGACTCAAAAATCCGGCGTTCCCGTAGGAACAGCCATTGCCAATAGGGCCCTGGTCCAGTACCGTAATGGAAAAAACTCCCCGTCGATGCAGAAAAAAGGCGGACGCCAACCCGATAGCGCCGCCTCCTACAATAACAACCGATGCCATATCCTGCCAATCGGATGGTTACCTCTAGCTTCTTTTTATCATTTTAATTTAATTTAGAGCACCTGAAAGCCATGACAGTATGGATCAGCTTCATCAATGAAAATCGTGTTGAATCCGATCACCCGGGCCCATCCTTCAATGCTGGGAATGATGGCAGGGTATTCTCCCACGCGCGCCGTCGCTTCAACACGCCCGATGAACAGGCTGCCGATAATGCTCTCGTGCACAAAGCTGTCCCCTACGTTCAGCTTCCCTTTCGCGTAGAGCTGGGCCATCCGAGCTGACGTGCCCGTCCCACAGGGCGACCGGTCGATGGCTCTCCTGCCGTAAAAGACCGCGTTGCGGGCATTGGCTTCCGGATGACGCGGCGGACCGGTCCACATGACATGACTGAGCCCCGAAATGCGTGGATCTTCAGGGTGCACAAAACGGTGCGCGGCATTCAACCGCTCCCGAATCACCGGACTCCAGCGCAGTATGTCCAGCGCCGAGATGGCCTCCAGGCCCGGATAGTTCTCCTGGGGATCAATAATCGCGTAGAAGTTCCCGCCATAAGCCACGTCTACCCGTAACACGCCCAGCTCCGGACACTCCACGCAAAGGCCCTCTGCATAGAGAAACGAAGGCACGTTGACAATGCGCACCGCCTCCACATAGTCACCGACCTTCCGATAGTAGGCCTCTACGCGGCCAGCAGGTACTTCAAGCGCCACGACCCCTTCCCTTCGGGGACGCACCAGACCATGTTCCAGCAGCACCGTGACCGTTCCGATCGTTCCATGCCCGCACATGGGCAGGCAACCGCTTGTCTCAATAAAGACCAGCCCTATATCGCAGTCAGGCCGTTGCGTCGGGTAAAGCAGACTGCCCGACATCATGTCGTGGCCGCGCGGCTCAAACATTAACCCGGTGCGAATCCAGTCGTAACGTGCCATAAAATCCAGCCGCTTTTCGGCCATCGTATCGCCCTGCAACGGGGGCGCTCCCCCTACCACAACCCGCACCGGATTGCCACAGGTGTGCGCATCAATGCACCAGAACGTGTAGCGCGCCATCTTTCCGCTGCCTTGCTCAGCCTACTGGCGGACGTGCTGCCACATGCCCCGCCAGGCAGTCGCTCAGGGCGCAACCGTTCGCTGAATCACCCGATGCGTAAAACGCTCCATCGCCCGAATTAATTCCTCAGAAGCTGCTTCGGCCGCCTCAACCGCCTCTTCTGCAATGCACTCCATCAATTGCGTATGCAGTTGAATGGCCTCTTCCAGGTCGCCTTCATGATGATAGGCATACCAGAAACGGCGGCTCAGCGTATGCAGCGGCGCTACTGCCCGAACCGCAAACCGGTTGTGGCAGGCCGCCTCAACCAGATGATCAAATCGACGGTCTAACTGCATGAACGCGTCCAGGTCCGGCTCCTGCAACTGACGCATGGCCTGCGCCAGACGGGCAAACTGCGCGCGCTCCTGCGGACGAGCCAGCCGGGCAGCCCGCCGTACCATCAGCCGGTCTAGCTCCCGTCGCACTTCCAGTACGGCCAACTGCTCCGTCAGGTTAATCTCTGAAATGTAAATCCCTTTGCGCGGCAATACAGTTACCAGGTGCTCCTGAGCCAGGCGAAGCACAGCCTCCCGCAACGGCGTGCGACCAATGCCAATGTCCTCCACCAACTCCTGCTCCGTAACCACAGTGCCCGGTACAAGCCGAAGCGTCACGATGCGATGCTCCAGGGCCTCGTAGGCCTGATCGGCTAAACTTATGCGACGTACTCTCATGACTCCGTAAACTTCAGGTGCGACATAGTAAATTCTGATCGACGTGTGCAATTTCTGCACACACTTTTCTGCACTTCGCGACTATAGCCCATCTCCCGCTCCCCCACGAAACATGAGTTTCCTCCCTCAAAAAACCGTTTCCAGGGCCCACCTGCCTGCGCCAGTGCAGGGAACGGATGCATTGGCATGAGCGCATGAAAACGCTAACCGACAGGCTATATCCCGCAGCCAGCGCCGCCTGGTGCGTGCACATGCAGATAAGCGTCACGATGAACACCAGAATTTCCCTCTAATTGGTGGCACACCCGTATTTACCGCTCCATCGCTGCCTGCGC comes from the Rhodothermus profundi genome and includes:
- a CDS encoding NAD(P)/FAD-dependent oxidoreductase, producing the protein MASVVIVGGGAIGLASAFFLHRRGVFSITVLDQGPIGNGCSYGNAGFLSPSHMVPLAAPGVIGKGLRWLLDPESPFYIRPRWDLELFRWLWRFRRSATATHVTRSAPVLQALLERSRDLTAQIQDVTEDFELRQDGLLMPYQSEEGRGECEQLAREAARLGMTHEWVPVDRLNELAGMEVRAIGGLFFPGDAHLRPDRFTAALHRYLERQGVQFLPETEVTGLVRRGRQVTEVQTSNGTLAADQVVVAAGAWSARLVRAVGYRLPLQPAKGYSLTFTPPPELVPRRPLLLTETKVAVTPFREAFRLAGTLELSGLELSIRQRRVQAIYRAAQRYLPALPLPPIEQAEIWAGLRPCTPDGLPVVDRVPGTDNLWLATGHAMLGISLAAVTGELVAALVGEDTPPIDPALLRADRWSS
- the mpgP gene encoding mannosyl-3-phosphoglycerate phosphatase; translated protein: MNRLPTPLPVVFTDLDGTLLDLHTYDPGPAREAVALLQERRIPIVFCSSKTRAEQLVYRRLLRIQDPFIVENGAAIFIPKGYFTVPHEARPTSHGLEVIELGRPAAAIRRALREIRKETGLSFQGYHEMTLEEVSRLTGLPPEAARRATAREYSETIVVDFGPADWQRFNAALVAHGLVCFAGGRFHTVVGLGTDKGRAVHLLAELYRRQYGSILTIGLGDSPNDVPMLRAVERPFLVQRPDGSWESVDVPGLVPVPAPGPEGWRMAIEQLLTQLAV
- a CDS encoding GntR family transcriptional regulator, whose product is MRVRRISLADQAYEALEHRIVTLRLVPGTVVTEQELVEDIGIGRTPLREAVLRLAQEHLVTVLPRKGIYISEINLTEQLAVLEVRRELDRLMVRRAARLARPQERAQFARLAQAMRQLQEPDLDAFMQLDRRFDHLVEAACHNRFAVRAVAPLHTLSRRFWYAYHHEGDLEEAIQLHTQLMECIAEEAVEAAEAASEELIRAMERFTHRVIQRTVAP
- the mpgS gene encoding mannosyl-3-phosphoglycerate synthase; this translates as MRIEIPREAERFGANHIYGVQKVYELDSGLRQDAPASENSVIQNLPYETLYEIERDMAIVVPIRDERLKLLEGVLFGIPHQCTVIIVSNSRRAPVDRFKMEQDAIETWSRFTQKQLLLVHQKDPFIARALAEAGYPYILDENDLVANGKAEGMIIATLLARILGKRYIGFIDADNYFPGAVYEYVHEYAAGFALSKSPYTMVRIAWHSKPKVVQSQLFFAKYGRTSVVTNRFLNQLISYYTGFETEVIRTGNAGEHAMTMELAMLLDYATGYAIEPYHYIDLLEKYGGVIESAHPEVMQHQVNVFQIESRNPHLHESKGEEHIDDMILSSLQVIYHSKICPEPIKREVLRELYRRGILAKGEEPAPPRIYPALLHVDLEAFRDALMRAPYGEQLETIAQVRGYRRRLPRPTAVTPPEGDGSEQVATPA
- a CDS encoding 4-hydroxyproline epimerase, producing the protein MARYTFWCIDAHTCGNPVRVVVGGAPPLQGDTMAEKRLDFMARYDWIRTGLMFEPRGHDMMSGSLLYPTQRPDCDIGLVFIETSGCLPMCGHGTIGTVTVLLEHGLVRPRREGVVALEVPAGRVEAYYRKVGDYVEAVRIVNVPSFLYAEGLCVECPELGVLRVDVAYGGNFYAIIDPQENYPGLEAISALDILRWSPVIRERLNAAHRFVHPEDPRISGLSHVMWTGPPRHPEANARNAVFYGRRAIDRSPCGTGTSARMAQLYAKGKLNVGDSFVHESIIGSLFIGRVEATARVGEYPAIIPSIEGWARVIGFNTIFIDEADPYCHGFQVL